One Rhipicephalus microplus isolate Deutch F79 chromosome 4, USDA_Rmic, whole genome shotgun sequence genomic window carries:
- the LOC119172883 gene encoding uncharacterized protein LOC119172883, with product MRSAAALFAQALALFMVFMAAAGGQLGFGGGFGGGLGGAYGPSLAATFARQEQYYPPQPYSFGYDNQDQYGTKSYHKEQGDASNSKTGTYGYSDANGIYRQVKYVADAGGFRAKVDTNEPGTAPGATGDAQYNANPLPAGRQYRIIGGSSPFSAPYTSASTYGGFGYGGSWSG from the exons ATGCGTTCGGCGGCCGCACTCTTCGCTCAG GCACTCGCGCTCTTCATGGTCTTCATGGCTGCAGCTGGCGGTCAGCTCGGATTTGGTGGCGGATTCGGCGGTGGACTCGGTGGAGCCTACGGCCCATCTTTGGCCGCCACATTCGCACGTCAGGAACAGTATTAT ccaccgcaaccgtACAGCTTTGGCTACGACAACCAAGACCAGTACGGCACTAAGTCTTACCACAAGGAACAGGGTGACGCTTCTAACTCCAAGACCGGCACATACGGGTATTCCGATGCCAACGGCATCTATCGTCAGGTGAAGTACGTCGCCGACGCTGGTGGATTCCGCGCAAAGGTCGACACCAACGAGCCCGGAACTGCCCCTGGTGCCACTGGGGATGCCCAGTACAACGCCAACCCCCTCCCTGCTGGCCGGCAGTACCGTATCATCGGTGGATCTTCGCCCTTCTCCGCGCCCTACACGAGCGCATCCACCTATGGAGGCTTCGGTTATGGTGGTTCCTGGTCTGGATAA